Below is a genomic region from Treponema sp. J25.
TCCCGTTCCAGAAGTACCGGCAAAGCTTCGATGACCTCCACGGTGGTACTTTTGCGGCGTTCTTCCCGAATCACCAGGCGACCCGCCAAAAGGGTTTCCGCCGTCCGGGGGACAAGGCCATCCCACACCAGTTCCGTGGTCCGCCGTACCAGGGGATGCAAGCCCCGGAGGGCCTCCTCTTCCGAAAGGGAAACCGCCAGATGGATGCGACCCAGGCGAAGCCCCGCATCAACCTCGGGGGCCACCAGCCACAGGGCGGTAGCCAGGGAACCTTCAAGACGGGCCTGACGCCCGGAGGGAAACTGGAAACAGCCCTGTTCTACCTGGCGGCATATTCTATCAGGAAAGGCCTGAACCAGCAGCCTTCCCAACCAGGAATCATTCCCTGCATTGTCTACAGAAAAGGAAGAACCATCAGGGCCAAGACGCCGGTACAGGTCCCGGGCTATTTCAATAGTCCGTTCCACCCAGGGCTTAGCCCGGTTATCCGATACGGCCATGACTTTTTGAAGGGTTTCCTTTTCGGTCCCCCCGTCGATACCAGAGTCCCGAAAGAGGGACCCCGTTTGTTCTTTTCGAAGGCCCGTAACGCTCTTTTCGAGCATCCCTATGCGAAGCTCCAGGTTTTCATCGGGTATCCCCGACCCATCCCGTTCAGAAAGGAAGGCCGCAAGGAGGCACCCCTCCGCCGGGATCTGCAACGTTTCGGCCGCTAACACGAGGGCCGCAAGCCGGGGGTGCAGCCCTAGATGAGCGGCTCGACGGCCCGACGGCAACACCTCGCCGGTTGGACCAATAAACTCGATTTCCTGTAAGAGTTCTCGTCCCTGGTCCCAGGTTCGCTGGGGCGGCAACTCAAGCCAGGGAAGGGCCTCCCGGTGAGTCGCCCCCCACAAACAGGACTCCAGAACAAGGCCACTGAGCTCGGTGCGAAGAATCTCCGGCTCCGTGACAGCCGGTCTCGGCTCTGCGGGATCCCAGAGCCGGATGCAACGCCCTGGTCCCAGGCGGGCAGCCCGGCCGGCCCGCTGGGCTATGGAACTTTCACTGGCCGCCTCTAAGGAAAGCCGGTTCATCCCCGTAGGCTGATGGAAACGCTCGAGCCGCACCAGGCCCGTATCCACCACCAAGAAAACGCCGGGGACGGTAAGGCCCGTTTCGGCGATATTCGTGGAAAGCACAATCCGCCGACGAGCCAGGGGGGACCTCTTTCGAACCCGTTCTTCTCTCCCCTTCCTGGTGATATCGCGCTGGTCTTCCGAAAGGGGGGTAAGCACCCTTCGTTGTTCTTCAAGGGAAAGGCCTCCATGGAGAGGAAGAATTTCGATGTCCTCCCCTATCATCCCTTCCCGTTGAAAATCCCAGAGGGCCCCGCGGGCCTGCTCAATCTCTCCCTTTCCCGGAAGAAAAACGAGCATCGTCTGTCCCGAGGGAAGGCCCTCGAGGGCGAGCAGTTCTTGTACTACCCTCGCCGTTTCTATCCCCAGGGGCTCCCGATGGGGAAGGGGCCGATAGGAGATTTCGAGAGGATAGGGAGCCACGGGACAAACATGCACCAGGGATTCGTCCTCAGGGACATTCAAAAGGGGCCGGACAACCCCTTCAAGCTGGGTCCCATCGAGGGTGGCGGACATGATAAGAACTTTGAGATTCCGGCCCATTCGGATAAGATCCATCACCAGAGCAAAGGCCAGGTCCGTAGCGGCAGAACGCTCATGGAACTCGTCAAAGATCACATATTCTACCCCCGGAAGGTCCGGCTGGTCCTGAAGACGACGAATAAAAAGTCCCTCCGTGACCACCTCAATGCGGGTATGGGGACCTACTTTCCGTTCAAGCCGGACCGAATAACCCACGGTTTGGCCCACCTCTTCTCCTAAAAGGTCCGCCATTCGACGGGCGATGCCCACCGTCGCAAGCCGACGGGGCTCAAGCATAAGAATTGCCGGACCTTCGCCCGAAGAAGGAAGGCCCCGTTCCAGAAGGGCCAGGGGCACGAGGGTTGATTTTCCACTCCCCGCCGCGGCCTCAAGGATTAGAAAGCCCGTCTCTTGCACCCCCCGGCACACATCCGCCAGGTGGGGAACAATGGGAAGATTCGTTTGTTGGAGAAGGTCCTGCATAGGATTACGGTTCCGTTTGTTAAGATTGCCTTTCTTAAACGTTTCTAAAAGGGGAATTTTTCTTTCAGGGTAAGACCCCCTGTCTGTTCTACCCGTATTTCATAGCGAGAGCCGGCGCTTACCCGTTTATGGATGGCGCTTCCATAGAGGGAACGCACGATCCCTGCGGGCCGGGAACGGCTGTCACTGCGGAGCAGTTCCATGAGTTCTACCAGTCGTTCCCGATAGATGGCCGGAGCTATACCGTAAATATCTTCGTCAGAACGATAGTACATGTAGGGGACCCCCCGGGCATCAAGACCACCCAGGGGTATTCCTTCAACCTGGGGAACCACATCGCTAAAAAGGCGATAGGGGATAGCGAGGTTAATTTTCCGACCCGCCGCAATTTCCGAATAATCAAAGTTGCACACAATAGCATCGATAAACAGTTCCTGTCCTGGTAGCTCAAACTCCCGGTGTTCCGCGGGGGTGGTAGGCTGGGCGGGATTGTAAAAATCCACCGAAAACCGCATGATTCCCCCTTTTGTTGAATGGACCGTAACCTCTGCTACCCGGAAGGAACCTTCCAGGTGTTTTAACACGGTTTGTAGTTCCCGGATACGCTGTTGAGCCTGGAATACTGCATCAACCTGTTCTATGGTTTTTCCTATCGCCACAAAAGAAAGACCGATAGCCGCCAACAACAGCAAGGTAGGGAGGGCCATAACAAGACGCCCTATCATTTCCAGAAGGGTACTGAAAAAAAGAAAAATCCCCTCTTTTACAGAGAAGTGTTTCCCCGTCCCAAGGGCTAACAGGTGCTGGGTTTTTATTTCTTTCATGAATCGCATTATGAAGAAGCCCAACGCCACAAACCCCACAATGACGAGGCCCTCCGCCGTCGTAAAGAGAAAGAGTAAAATGCGGGAAATGGTGATTATCACCGTAAAAAACCCCTGATTCTCGAGGGGCGTACCTGTACTGGGACTGGACTGGAGGATTCCTTCAAAGGTATTCATGTCAGAACCGGTTCTCCTTTCTTTTTATTTTGATGGCCATTCTCAACATACCTGAATACTGTCCAGAAAAGAGCTTGAGCCACCGCGAGGACCACCCACAGCAGCGCCATGAACGGCCCATGGGACCAAGGCTCGGCGCTTATTCTTCCACAATTTCGAGGGCCCCGTCAGCGTGGACCACCAGGGCGTACACCACCCCTACTTCAAAGGGACGCAATTGTCGAATATCATGGACCGCGTTCCCAAAGATCTTACTAAAGCGTTGAGAAAGGTCCCCATCCCGACTGGTTCCCAAAAGGCCTTCGCTGACCTTGAGGCGCTGAAAAAGCACCGTCAGGAGCCGCCGGCTTTCGGCGCTTAAGGTGGGGCTTTCAAAAATACCCGGGAACCCCTCATAATCATAGTATTGGAACAAGAGGGTCCCCGAACGGGGAGCTATTTGATCGGTAAAAACCCGGAAGGGGAACACGAAATACTGCTTTCCGACGGGGACCACCAGGGAATCGATCACGAGTTCACTCCCCCGCCAGGATCGTTCAAAACTGGCAATTTCTTTTCCCTGGGGAGTATAAAAGCGAAAACGGGCCGCAATTTCCGTATCGCTGCGGCTCATCAACATAAAACGAAGGGGAATGGTGGTAGCCTGTATTTCTTCAATCCTGGTTTCGAGGGAATGGATTACCTGTTTTTGATACCAGAACACCACAGCGGCTCCCACAAACAATAGGAGAAGTACGAGCAAAAAGAAAAAAAATATGATCCGTCCTGCCTTTTTAAAAATCCAGGGAATCTGAACTTTTCGCTGGCCACCTTTTCTTTGCATAGGCCCTTCCTTCTTTGATTCTCCCTTTCACCCCACACCCCTCGGGGAAGCCCCCTACAACAAAAATCCCTCTTGTAAACCAAACAACCACGGAAGCCCCTCTCGCAGGGCTCCCCTTACCGCCTTCGGTACCGCCCTATCTCTTCTGGCCGCTGGAGTATTGCCAGGAAGGCGGCCTCATCGATGACCGGAATTCCCAGTTCCTGGGCTTTCCGATTTTTTGTCGACCCCGACCCGGGATCATTGGTTACCAGGAACGACAGATCCTTCACCACCGAGCTTTTGACCTGCCCTCCCAGGGCTTTTACCCGTTCTTCTGCGGCGCTCCGCTTCATGCTCACCAGTTCGCCGGTAAAGCAAAAGGAATAGCCCCGCAGGGGCAGGGTATCCGGATGGGGAGGCGGAGCAATACGCACCAGGCCTGTGGCCAGGACCCGATCCATGTCTTCTTTTGTTTCCGCCAGGCCTTCCACCAGGGTTCGGGCGAGGATCTCCCCCACCCCATAAATCTGAGAGAGATCCTGTACCGTGGCGGCCCGAAGCTTTTCCAGGGTATCGAATCCCGCCGCCACGATCCGCTCCATAATGAGTTCTCCGATACCTTCGATATCAAAACCGGCGACAAACGTGGTAAGGGGTAGTTCCCGGGGAGTCCGGAGATTCCGAATCACCTTGGCCGCAGAAAGTTCTCCCATCCTGTCGAGGGCCTCGAGTTCTTCGGTGGTCAGGGTGTACAGGTCCGCAATGCTGCTCAGCCGGCCCTTTTCGTAGAGCCGTTCCAGGAGCTTTTCCCCAAATTCCCGGATCTCCAGGACCGAGATCCACTTTTCTATCCGATGATGGATCCGCTTAGGACAGTTCTTGTTAGGGCAGTAGAGCTGGGTTCCCCCGTCCACCAGGGCGGTCCCACAGGTAAAGCAGTGGCGGGGAAGTTCAATTTCCTGGAGACCCTCGGGAGATCGGTACTCTTCGCCAGGGGCAAGGCCTTCAATCTTAGGGATGATTTCGCCCCGTTTTACCACCAGAACCCGGCTTCCAATTTTAAGCCCCAGGGAACGGATCATGTCGGGGTTATTCAGATTCGCCCGCTGCACCGTGGTTCCCGCAAGACGAACCGGTTCGATGATCCCAATGGGGGTATAGGTGGCCCCGGACTGGCTCCATTCCACGGCCTTTAACACCGAAATCGCCACTTCCAGTTCGAATTTAAAGGCAATTTGCCGTTCCGGTCGGGCCTTGCGGAGGTCCGCCATGTCGGTGACCCAGTCTTTT
It encodes:
- the hrpB gene encoding ATP-dependent helicase HrpB: MQDLLQQTNLPIVPHLADVCRGVQETGFLILEAAAGSGKSTLVPLALLERGLPSSGEGPAILMLEPRRLATVGIARRMADLLGEEVGQTVGYSVRLERKVGPHTRIEVVTEGLFIRRLQDQPDLPGVEYVIFDEFHERSAATDLAFALVMDLIRMGRNLKVLIMSATLDGTQLEGVVRPLLNVPEDESLVHVCPVAPYPLEISYRPLPHREPLGIETARVVQELLALEGLPSGQTMLVFLPGKGEIEQARGALWDFQREGMIGEDIEILPLHGGLSLEEQRRVLTPLSEDQRDITRKGREERVRKRSPLARRRIVLSTNIAETGLTVPGVFLVVDTGLVRLERFHQPTGMNRLSLEAASESSIAQRAGRAARLGPGRCIRLWDPAEPRPAVTEPEILRTELSGLVLESCLWGATHREALPWLELPPQRTWDQGRELLQEIEFIGPTGEVLPSGRRAAHLGLHPRLAALVLAAETLQIPAEGCLLAAFLSERDGSGIPDENLELRIGMLEKSVTGLRKEQTGSLFRDSGIDGGTEKETLQKVMAVSDNRAKPWVERTIEIARDLYRRLGPDGSSFSVDNAGNDSWLGRLLVQAFPDRICRQVEQGCFQFPSGRQARLEGSLATALWLVAPEVDAGLRLGRIHLAVSLSEEEALRGLHPLVRRTTELVWDGLVPRTAETLLAGRLVIREERRKSTTVEVIEALPVLLEREGLGVLPFDDLDGAPRRFLERLRFWASHGGPVDSLLWEERTLVEEAPHWLGPYVWAGRTEGEGPIIDGEALLLALQSRLGWELLPILDREVPEYFRTPTGRQRRIEYGDGTPRLHIRIQEVFGCGASPRICGVPLVFHLLSPAHRPIQVTDDLERFWSGSYREVRKEMKGRYPKHFWPENPLCTGEDEQKKTN
- the ligA gene encoding NAD-dependent DNA ligase LigA; its protein translation is MGTVPYQGDLFGDSELRGGELSPPDRSQGRPQKGKNAPSVGETTSPEKNRGLGEEPVLSGKDPLAGKGPPLSERIPSAQDLSQGEGKKQKEKNPGASSEEKEGRSGRVAQLEALIRHYQEAYYNGEGEISDAEFDALWDELKALDPENPLFTQIGQDSTDGFPKAAHRIPMGSQEKAASPEEFIAWAQKIRAPRYVVQYKLDGASLELQYDEGRLVRAVTRGDGLVGDDITPNALKMKGVLPVLDIPFSGGIRGEVLMPRPVWKEKYADKANCRNAANGLMRRKDGTGCEDLEVVCYDAADPANDHYFENEEEKIAWLAARGFLVPPTRVFSRIEDIIAYRNKISQERETLRYDIDGLVVKDWVTDMADLRKARPERQIAFKFELEVAISVLKAVEWSQSGATYTPIGIIEPVRLAGTTVQRANLNNPDMIRSLGLKIGSRVLVVKRGEIIPKIEGLAPGEEYRSPEGLQEIELPRHCFTCGTALVDGGTQLYCPNKNCPKRIHHRIEKWISVLEIREFGEKLLERLYEKGRLSSIADLYTLTTEELEALDRMGELSAAKVIRNLRTPRELPLTTFVAGFDIEGIGELIMERIVAAGFDTLEKLRAATVQDLSQIYGVGEILARTLVEGLAETKEDMDRVLATGLVRIAPPPHPDTLPLRGYSFCFTGELVSMKRSAAEERVKALGGQVKSSVVKDLSFLVTNDPGSGSTKNRKAQELGIPVIDEAAFLAILQRPEEIGRYRRR